The proteins below come from a single Balaenoptera acutorostrata chromosome 2, mBalAcu1.1, whole genome shotgun sequence genomic window:
- the LOC130707266 gene encoding 60S ribosomal protein L14-like, which yields MVFRRFVEVGQVAYVSFGPHAGRLVAIIDVIDQNRALVDGPCTQVRRQAMPFKCMQLTDFILKFPHSARQKYVREAWEKADIKAKCAATRWAKKIEAREEKAKMTDRYKVMKARKMRNRLIKLEVKKLQKAALLKASPKKALAAKEAATAAAAKVPAKKDDRYG from the coding sequence ATGGTGTTCAGGCGCTTCGTGGAGGTTGGCCAGGTGGCCTACGTCTCCTTTGGGCCTCATGCCGGGAGGCTGGTCGCGATTATAGATGTTATTGATCAGAACAGGGCTTTGGTGGATGGACCTTGCACTCAAGTAAGGAGACAGGCTATGCCTTTCAAATGCATGCAGCTCACTGACTTCATCCTCAAGTTCCCACACAGTGCCCGCCAGAAGTATGTCCGAGAAGCCTGGGAGAAGGCAGATATCAAGGCAAAGTGCGCAGCCACAAGGTGGGCCAAGAAGATTGAAGCCAGAGAAGAGAAAGCCAAGATGACAGATCGTTATAAAGTCATGAAGGCAAGGAAAATGAGGAACAGACTAATCAAGCTTGAAGTTAAGAAACTTCAAAAGGCAGCTCTCCTGAAAGCTTCTCCTAAGAAAGCACTTGCTGCTAAGGAGGCAGCTACAGCAGCTGCTGCAAAGGTTCCAGCAAAAAAAGATGACCGCTACGGGTAA